Proteins from one Nitrobacteraceae bacterium AZCC 2146 genomic window:
- a CDS encoding branched-chain amino acid transport system permease protein (product_source=KO:K01998; cog=COG4177; ko=KO:K01998; pfam=PF02653; transmembrane_helix_parts=Inside_1_6,TMhelix_7_29,Outside_30_32,TMhelix_33_55,Inside_56_59,TMhelix_60_77,Outside_78_80,TMhelix_81_103,Inside_104_109,TMhelix_110_132,Outside_133_155,TMhelix_156_178,Inside_179_206,TMhelix_207_229,Outside_230_243,TMhelix_244_266,Inside_267_272,TMhelix_273_295,Outside_296_339), with protein MSITLKIFGLLFAAALVVPFVPGIIYPIFVMKVMCYGLFACAFNLLLGFTGLVSFAHAAFLGSAGYVTGALMIRFGAHPLGMVTAFTLGVAAAALVGLAIGGLAVRRRGIYFAMITLALSQIVYFLAVQFRWTGGEDGLQGIPRGNLLGLALSSDTTMYYVTLCLFSAGFLFVYRVVHSPFGQILQAVRENEPRATSLGYDTDRFRLAAFVLSAAVAGYAGALKALVFQLVSLNDVSLHTSTEVVLMTLLGGLGTMFGPLVGAALVVGLQNYLATIGDLVTVVTGLIFIVCVSFFRRGFVGEYLEWRRRSSQRAMPDAVEDEQALPAFADTSRASAHPD; from the coding sequence ATGTCGATCACGCTCAAAATCTTCGGGCTTCTGTTTGCGGCGGCGCTGGTCGTGCCGTTCGTTCCCGGCATCATCTATCCGATCTTCGTGATGAAGGTGATGTGCTACGGCCTGTTTGCCTGTGCCTTCAATCTGCTGCTCGGCTTCACCGGCCTGGTGTCGTTCGCGCATGCCGCTTTCCTTGGCAGTGCGGGTTACGTTACCGGCGCGCTGATGATTCGCTTCGGCGCGCATCCGCTCGGCATGGTGACGGCGTTTACGCTCGGTGTCGCTGCCGCAGCTCTCGTCGGGCTGGCGATCGGCGGCCTCGCGGTCCGGCGCCGGGGCATCTACTTTGCCATGATCACGCTGGCACTGTCGCAGATCGTGTATTTTCTGGCCGTGCAGTTTCGCTGGACCGGCGGCGAGGACGGGTTGCAGGGCATTCCACGGGGCAACCTGCTGGGCCTCGCTCTCTCTTCCGACACGACGATGTATTACGTGACGCTGTGTCTGTTTTCGGCCGGCTTCCTGTTCGTGTACCGCGTCGTTCATTCGCCATTCGGACAGATTCTTCAGGCCGTACGCGAGAACGAACCGCGAGCGACATCGCTCGGCTACGATACCGATCGTTTCAGGCTTGCTGCCTTCGTGCTGTCCGCCGCAGTCGCGGGCTATGCCGGCGCACTGAAGGCGCTGGTGTTCCAGCTGGTGTCGCTGAATGACGTGTCGCTCCACACCTCCACCGAAGTGGTGCTGATGACGCTATTGGGCGGGCTCGGAACCATGTTCGGACCGCTGGTCGGCGCGGCACTGGTGGTTGGGCTGCAGAATTATCTGGCCACGATCGGCGATCTCGTCACCGTGGTGACGGGGCTCATCTTCATCGTCTGCGTTTCGTTCTTTCGGCGCGGCTTTGTCGGCGAATATCTCGAATGGCGCCGCCGTTCTTCACAGCGCGCGATGCCGGACGCGGTGGAGGATGAGCAGGCATTGCCCGCCTTCGCCGACACGTCGCGGGCCAGCGCTCACCCGGACTGA